Sequence from the Amaranthus tricolor cultivar Red isolate AtriRed21 chromosome 16, ASM2621246v1, whole genome shotgun sequence genome:
CGTTTTTTTTCTTACTCTTCAATCCCATTTCCCTTTTCACTAATTTCACCGGTGCTAAATGAGAGGGATAAATGAAGTATCTATCTTTTTCTTTGCTATTGAGCTAACTTTTGTTTCCTCATTGTGACAGGCTAATTCACATTATTACGCTATCATCGAGCAGGTGAGAATTCTTTTTATGTTCTTTTTTTCATGTTTAAACCCCCTTGCGTACCCTTTTATTGTCTTCTTTTGCGTTTAAAGCCCCCTCGAAAAATTAAAGGtatgatatttttcaaataacTAAAGATTAAGATAGGTCATTCTTGTTCCTTCCCCATTGCTATTTTTGTGAAAGATCGAGAAAAAGCATCTTTTTGCACTTTCCCCTTGTTTCCCATCCCGCCTCAAGATGCTAGCGATTTTTTTGTCAaactcatttatttttatttgtatattttttaatgatccaATGACATCCCGCcatttttgattatgtttttaagTACGAATTTATCATGATTTTATGCATCAACTTTAGTCATTGCTGATCTCGCTGTTACTCGTTTTATTTTTCCGCTCCTGATTATCTGTTTTATTGGCCAGATTACAGAGGGTAATATGTGGCTGAATGAGACCATTGGAGTGATTCCTAGAAATGCTTGGGCAATTGATCCTTTCGGATATTCTCCTACAATGGCGTATCTTCTCCGACGCATGGGCTTTGAGAACATGTTGATACAACGAACCCATTACGAGCTTAAAAAGGAGCTCGCCTTGCATAAAAACTTGGAATTCGTCTGGCGGCAGAGCTGGGATTCTATGGAAACTACCGATATTTTTGTGCATATGATGCCCTTCTATTCTTATGATGTTCCCCATACTTGTGGGCCCGAGCCAGCAATTTGTTGCCAATTTGATTTTGCTCGTATGCGAGGTTTCATTTACGAACTCTGCCCGTGGGGTCAGCATCCCATCGAGACCAATCAAGAAAATGTGCAGGAAAGGGTAGGAAAACTTTTGGATCAGTATCGAAAGAAATCAACCTTGTACAGAACAAACACACTTCTGATTCCCCTAGGAGACGACTTTCGTTACGTCAGCATTGACGAAGCCGAGGCACAGTTCAGGAATTACCAGATGTTATTTGATTACATTAATTCCAATCCTAGCTTAAACGCCGAGGCAAAGTTTGGCACTTTGGACGATTACTTCCGAACCCTTCGGGAGGAAGCTGAGAGAGTGAACTATTCACTTCCAGGCGAGGTCGGATCTGGTGAGATTGAAGGTTTTCCGTCTTTATCCGGTGATTTCTTTACTTATTCCGATCGGCAGCAAGATTACTGGAGCGGGTACTATGTTTCAAGGCCTTTCTTCAAGGCTGTTGATCGTGTGTTGGAGCACACGCTTCGTGCCTCCGAAATGTTGATGGCACTGCTACTCGGCCGTTGTCATAGAGCTCAGTGTGAGAAGTTGCCGACGAGTTATGCACACAAGTTGACAGCTGCAAGGCGGAATTTAGCTCTCTTTCAGCATCATGATGGGGTGACGGGTACAGCCAAGAATCACGTGGTTCGGGATTATGGAACACGAATGCATACATCGTTGCAggatttacaaattttcatgtcTAAAGCAATCGAAGCGTTGCTAGGCATTCGGTTTGAGAAAAATGAGCAAAACCCATCTCAATTTGAGCCGGAACTTGTGAGATCCAAATACGATGCCCAGCCGATTCACAAGGGCATTGTTGTTCAAGAAGGATCTGCAATATCCGTGGTCATTTTTAATCCTCTGGCTCAAACGAGAAGCGAGATTGTAATGGTGATTGTCGACAGGCCTGATGTAAGTGTCTTGGACTCCAACTGGACATGCGTTACGAGCCAGGTTTCTCCTGAAATGCAGCATCAGAAGGACCGAGTATTCACAGGGAGGCATCGTGTCCACTGGAAGGCTTCAATTCCTGCTATGGGGCTTCACATGTATTATATTGTCCATGGAGCGGGACATTGCGAGAAAGCAAAGTTGTCCAACTTGAAAATTTCATCGAATTCCGACGACTTATCTTGTCCGTCCCCATATTCTTGCTCGAAAATCGAGGGGGATGAGGTGGTAATTCAGAATCGTCACCGGACTCTTACATTCAACGCGAATACCGGGTTATTGAACAAAGTTGCTAACACGGATGGCTCCCTAACGAGTGTGGGCGAGGAGATAAGCATGTATTCTAGTCAAGGAAGTGGGGCCTACCTGTTTAAGCCCGTGGGTGATGCACAACCGTTTATCGAAGCTGGTGGGCAGTTGGTGGTTAGCACAGGTTCCTTGATGCAGGAAGTGTTTTCTTATCCGAAGACTCGTTGGGACACCTCGCCAATTTCTCACAGTACTCGAGTCTACGATGGAGAAAATACCATCCAGGAGTTTATCATCGAAAAGGAGTATCACATTGAATTTCTTGGTGATCAGTTTGACGACAAGGAGTTGATCGTTAGGTACAAGACTGATATCAAGAATAAGAGAATTTTCTTTTCTGATTTAAACGGTTTTCAGATGAGTCGGAGAGAAACGTATGATAAGATTCCCGTGCAGGGAAATTATTACCCGATGCCTTCTCTTGCATTCATGCAAGGAGTAGACGGTCGTCGTTTTACCATTCACTCGCGTCAGTCTTTGGGTGTTGCTAGCCTTAAAAATGGATGGCTAGAGATTATGCTTGATCGGCGTCTGCTGAGTGATGATGGACGTGGTCTAGGGCAAGGGGTGACCGACAACCGTCCAATGACCATAGTATTTCACATTCTTCCCGAGTCCAATATTTCTTCGGTACTCAACCCGAGCTCAAATTCCCTTCCTCTAAACCCGTCATTGTTATCCCATTGCATTGGATCGCACTTAAATTATCCTATACACACTTTCATCTCAAAGAAAGCACAAGAACTAGCCCCGCAACCACCCGTAACACGATTCTTAACCCCTTTAGCCTCTTTGCCGTGTGATTTGCATATTGTGGACTTCAAAGTTCCTCAGCCTTCGAAATTTGTGTCCTCGGAGCATTCGGTAGAAGACCCGAGATTTGTTCTTCTCTTCCAAAGGTTGGGTTGGGATTCGTCCTACTGTCGAACGGCTAGATCTCGGTGCACAAAACTAGCCGACGAACCTGTTAATCTTTTCAACTTGTTCAAAGACATGGATGTCATGCACATAAAAGCGTCATCGTTGAATCTCCTACACGAAGATACCGAGATGCTTGGTTATACCGAGCTGTCTGGAGATGTCGTTCAAGAGGGGCATGTCGTCATCCCTCCCATGGAAATACAGGCATACAAGCTTGAGCTACGGCCTCACCGAGAAGCACGCTAACTATTTCGTTTATTCTCTTACATTTTGCAGTTTTGACCCGAGACGAGCGCCCTTGAAACACTGCCGTCCCTCGTCATACACCCAGCAGCGGGCCAGCGCTTAGGACTCCCGATCAAAAATGATGTGCTGATGCTGCCGGCTTCTCGGTCGTGTGGCAGATATGTGGGACCATTGTGGT
This genomic interval carries:
- the LOC130802356 gene encoding alpha-mannosidase 2, translating into MPISSYLGNRSRVAGGGWARSFLPTTTPTTPTSKSKLPRKTRRRAQLRDFIWAHYFTIGLSLSLLLFLAALFRFGPFSLSTPRFSRRYSTTRPRKPNLRKLPSASLNDVVSSAASVDITTKDLYEKIEFLDVDGGPWKQGWRVTYKGNEWDNEKLKIFVVPHSHNDPGWKFTVDEYYDRQSRHILDTIVESLSKDPRRKFIWEEMSYLERWWRDSSESKREAFTNLVKNGQLEIVGGGWVMNDEANSHYYAIIEQITEGNMWLNETIGVIPRNAWAIDPFGYSPTMAYLLRRMGFENMLIQRTHYELKKELALHKNLEFVWRQSWDSMETTDIFVHMMPFYSYDVPHTCGPEPAICCQFDFARMRGFIYELCPWGQHPIETNQENVQERVGKLLDQYRKKSTLYRTNTLLIPLGDDFRYVSIDEAEAQFRNYQMLFDYINSNPSLNAEAKFGTLDDYFRTLREEAERVNYSLPGEVGSGEIEGFPSLSGDFFTYSDRQQDYWSGYYVSRPFFKAVDRVLEHTLRASEMLMALLLGRCHRAQCEKLPTSYAHKLTAARRNLALFQHHDGVTGTAKNHVVRDYGTRMHTSLQDLQIFMSKAIEALLGIRFEKNEQNPSQFEPELVRSKYDAQPIHKGIVVQEGSAISVVIFNPLAQTRSEIVMVIVDRPDVSVLDSNWTCVTSQVSPEMQHQKDRVFTGRHRVHWKASIPAMGLHMYYIVHGAGHCEKAKLSNLKISSNSDDLSCPSPYSCSKIEGDEVVIQNRHRTLTFNANTGLLNKVANTDGSLTSVGEEISMYSSQGSGAYLFKPVGDAQPFIEAGGQLVVSTGSLMQEVFSYPKTRWDTSPISHSTRVYDGENTIQEFIIEKEYHIEFLGDQFDDKELIVRYKTDIKNKRIFFSDLNGFQMSRRETYDKIPVQGNYYPMPSLAFMQGVDGRRFTIHSRQSLGVASLKNGWLEIMLDRRLLSDDGRGLGQGVTDNRPMTIVFHILPESNISSVLNPSSNSLPLNPSLLSHCIGSHLNYPIHTFISKKAQELAPQPPVTRFLTPLASLPCDLHIVDFKVPQPSKFVSSEHSVEDPRFVLLFQRLGWDSSYCRTARSRCTKLADEPVNLFNLFKDMDVMHIKASSLNLLHEDTEMLGYTELSGDVVQEGHVVIPPMEIQAYKLELRPHREAR